From the Bacilli bacterium genome, one window contains:
- a CDS encoding extracellular solute-binding protein encodes MIFSVVAVLLFSMLSACGGSKNEDAGDTNQKAQEGAAEKPVTINMFTNMPEYTDAFHAYIEEYKKVKPNVTINLEIMQADYPTVLKSKIASGNIPDVFTSTAGGEIAQYAEYSADLTNEPLAAAMTDSVRNNMSLDGKVLGLPVKGNVFALLYNKKLFAEAGISAPPKTFAELNDDIAKLEAKGIKPFTNAYKEWWVFKHIFQHFIDASTDNPQQLVNDFIAGKTHFSDHPELLKFFDFIDTTVAHGMDKPLERDLNAEIADFATGKAAMMTGQGAWVEEGILKIDPNFQIGVAGYPVGDDANKAMIITGADQAIRINKDSPVAKEAIDFFNWLYTSDYGKKWFSQVAKVIPPIKDAPMPDLQIPKAMNEILQTEPSGDLAINYSLDSFHQKFGEIIQAYIGKVKTREQAIDEIEKAWVQLGAAK; translated from the coding sequence ATGATTTTCTCAGTCGTGGCCGTGCTTTTGTTCAGTATGTTGTCCGCTTGCGGCGGCAGCAAAAATGAAGACGCCGGCGACACAAATCAAAAGGCGCAGGAAGGCGCTGCCGAAAAACCGGTGACGATCAATATGTTCACGAACATGCCGGAATACACGGATGCGTTCCACGCTTATATTGAAGAATACAAGAAAGTGAAGCCCAACGTGACGATCAATCTGGAAATCATGCAGGCAGATTATCCCACGGTATTGAAATCGAAGATCGCCTCGGGCAATATTCCGGATGTATTTACTTCGACGGCGGGCGGGGAAATCGCCCAGTACGCGGAATACAGCGCCGATCTGACCAACGAGCCGTTGGCGGCGGCCATGACCGATTCCGTGCGCAACAATATGTCGTTGGACGGCAAAGTTTTGGGCCTTCCCGTTAAGGGCAACGTATTTGCCTTGCTTTATAACAAAAAGCTGTTTGCCGAAGCGGGCATCTCCGCTCCACCGAAAACGTTCGCCGAGTTGAACGATGACATCGCCAAGCTGGAGGCAAAAGGAATCAAGCCGTTTACCAATGCCTATAAGGAATGGTGGGTGTTCAAACACATCTTCCAGCATTTTATTGATGCCAGCACCGACAACCCGCAGCAGTTGGTAAACGACTTTATCGCCGGCAAAACGCATTTCAGCGATCATCCCGAACTGTTGAAATTTTTTGATTTTATCGACACAACGGTAGCCCACGGAATGGATAAACCGCTGGAAAGAGACCTGAATGCCGAGATCGCCGATTTTGCCACGGGCAAAGCGGCAATGATGACAGGCCAAGGCGCATGGGTTGAGGAGGGAATTCTGAAAATCGACCCGAACTTCCAAATCGGCGTTGCCGGGTATCCTGTCGGGGATGATGCTAACAAGGCGATGATTATCACCGGCGCGGACCAGGCAATCAGAATCAACAAAGATTCCCCGGTGGCCAAAGAGGCGATTGACTTCTTTAACTGGCTGTACACATCGGATTACGGTAAAAAATGGTTCTCACAGGTAGCTAAAGTTATTCCGCCGATCAAGGATGCGCCGATGCCGGATTTGCAAATACCGAAAGCGATGAACGAGATTTTGCAAACCGAGCCGTCCGGCGATTTGGCGATCAATTATTCGCTCGACAGCTTCCATCAAAAATTCGGCGAAATTATACAGGCCTATATCGGCAAAGTAAAAACACGCGAACAGGCCATTGACGAAATCGAAAAGGCCTGGGTACAATTGGGGGCAGCAAAATAA
- a CDS encoding response regulator, which produces MFKALIIDDEEPSREAIQLLGDWKRLGVTEIFEASNGKEGIELLRKQKCEIVLVDMKMPEMDGREFLRRVEKEHLETLIIIISGYRDFAYARQAIQAKAHDYILKPVNRRELNRVLETAVQQLREKKLQENESVARNIALNMSLPKMKEKIYISLIERSVKQLGSDYLQLIGANGKNKKFNIVLFRMMNKQKVLADKFMGDVESLHFAVSNVLCELGSGMRTFCFINPKQAREVVAVLTFELLTIDQVRFASKDFAMRAANKMKQLFGMATAAGVGNGCGDIFRLHDPYMFAENALMAVNLLAGKHGEMQVKRTLEPETGLLKSALEAGDCGYAKSVVHNFLGKIKDTGYFSIGDALNILDELKRLLQDTAQQFGLSAEDCPRDVTVDFSNFANYEALMLRMLDDGCRRIGNVASAGSRFSVHEIKAYIDNFYFRDIKISMFTKKYHLSREYLMKLFKQEFGLGIHEYVQKIRMEKAAELLENPELKIHNIAGMLGYKDNNYFSKAFKNYYSVSPTEYRQKHGQIHFFTPN; this is translated from the coding sequence ATGTTCAAAGCGCTGATCATTGACGATGAAGAGCCGTCCCGCGAAGCCATTCAACTGCTGGGGGACTGGAAAAGGCTCGGTGTAACCGAAATCTTCGAGGCCTCAAACGGAAAAGAAGGAATCGAACTGTTGCGCAAGCAGAAATGCGAAATCGTACTGGTCGATATGAAAATGCCAGAAATGGACGGCAGGGAATTTCTGCGGCGGGTGGAAAAGGAACATTTGGAGACGTTGATCATCATCATCAGCGGCTACCGGGATTTTGCCTATGCCCGGCAGGCGATTCAGGCCAAAGCGCATGATTACATCCTTAAGCCGGTGAACCGGCGGGAATTGAACCGGGTGCTGGAAACGGCTGTTCAACAACTGCGTGAAAAAAAGCTGCAGGAAAACGAATCGGTTGCCCGCAACATCGCGTTAAATATGTCTTTGCCGAAAATGAAAGAAAAAATTTATATCTCGTTAATCGAGCGAAGCGTAAAGCAGCTCGGTTCCGATTATCTTCAGTTAATCGGGGCAAACGGGAAAAACAAAAAGTTTAATATCGTGTTGTTTCGCATGATGAACAAACAAAAAGTTTTGGCGGACAAATTCATGGGCGATGTGGAATCGCTCCATTTTGCCGTGAGCAATGTGCTGTGCGAACTCGGAAGCGGCATGCGGACATTCTGCTTCATCAATCCGAAGCAAGCGCGGGAAGTTGTCGCGGTATTGACGTTTGAACTTTTGACAATCGATCAGGTCCGGTTTGCTTCGAAAGACTTCGCGATGCGAGCGGCCAACAAAATGAAACAATTATTCGGCATGGCAACGGCTGCCGGCGTGGGCAACGGATGCGGCGACATCTTCCGGCTTCACGACCCGTACATGTTCGCCGAAAATGCGCTTATGGCCGTCAATCTGCTTGCCGGCAAACATGGCGAAATGCAGGTAAAGCGTACTTTGGAGCCGGAAACAGGCCTGCTGAAAAGCGCTTTGGAGGCGGGAGACTGCGGATACGCGAAAAGCGTGGTTCACAATTTTCTGGGAAAAATCAAGGATACAGGCTATTTCAGTATCGGAGACGCGCTCAACATATTGGATGAGCTCAAGCGCCTTCTTCAGGATACGGCGCAGCAATTCGGTTTGTCGGCCGAGGACTGTCCCCGGGACGTTACGGTGGACTTCAGCAATTTCGCGAACTATGAGGCGCTCATGCTGCGGATGCTGGATGACGGCTGCCGGCGCATCGGCAATGTCGCATCCGCGGGCAGCCGCTTCAGTGTACATGAAATCAAAGCGTACATTGATAATTTTTATTTTCGGGATATTAAAATCTCCATGTTTACAAAAAAATATCACCTGAGCAGAGAATATTTGATGAAACTGTTCAAACAGGAATTCGGCCTCGGCATCCATGAATACGTGCAAAAAATCAGAATGGAAAAGGCCGCGGAGCTGCTGGAAAATCCCGAGCTGAAAATTCACAACATCGCGGGCATGTTGGGTTACAAAGATAACAATTATTTCAGCAAAGCGTTCAAAAATTATTATTCCGTATCTCCTACCGAATACCGGCAGAAGCATGGGCAAATCCACTTTTTTACCCCAAATTGA
- a CDS encoding sensor histidine kinase, with the protein MIKSVVAFFTKRLVNKLILLFTAIIVLVVGSLVFISYKNMERESVENSISSNTSNLNLVLRNLTAYFADVEQYTSPQINYDAVMNAIEHEKDDYTAKIYLDNYLRELYYARKDVTGIFLYLLEQHKYYYIAREGQNITVKEKYDDGIPRQIWFTQALQSNRNRYIQSLLYPQEIGYAFEPDDSFMVFHRTLRKLVNREPKAVISFFFSKSAIAQIIADIPLRGNEHVALLNERRDPFYVDDKTFYRNAMEKGLYRQVQQAQDKGRLTWKDDGAKYLVFFAVADTGQWMLVKPVPYVEMYEGAKKNRNVSILIGVMFLAVSFLFVTWTSNAITRPIKKLARKMDRFSGGEFNLELTVSGRDEIASLSRNFNEMVKRTNELINERYKSKLAEKSAILKALEAEINPHFLYNALQAISTKALKNGMDDIAGMVDSLAMTLRYCISGPDMVKISEEIVHIKQYMLLQQARFGARLAVSYQVDGQVGNVLIPKLAIQSLVENSIKHALEKVSYTTHISISAFPDGTNAVISVEDNGPGISEEKLGKIMRSLKTNWEDWTHESIGLKNLHDRLKLIFGDRAKLEIQSGDSGTKIRIIIPAEGGGEHVQSADH; encoded by the coding sequence ATGATCAAATCGGTGGTTGCTTTTTTCACGAAACGTTTGGTGAACAAGCTGATTTTGCTGTTTACGGCGATTATCGTACTGGTGGTTGGCTCGCTTGTTTTCATCTCCTATAAAAACATGGAGCGGGAATCGGTCGAAAACAGCATATCCAGCAATACAAGCAATTTAAATTTGGTTCTGCGCAATTTGACGGCATATTTTGCGGACGTGGAGCAGTATACGTCGCCGCAAATCAACTACGACGCGGTCATGAACGCGATTGAGCACGAAAAGGATGACTATACGGCGAAAATTTATCTGGACAATTATTTGCGGGAATTGTATTACGCGCGAAAAGATGTGACGGGCATTTTTCTGTATTTGCTTGAGCAGCACAAATATTACTATATTGCGCGCGAGGGACAGAACATAACGGTCAAGGAGAAATATGACGACGGCATTCCCCGGCAAATCTGGTTTACGCAAGCATTGCAAAGCAATCGCAATCGATACATCCAATCCTTATTGTATCCGCAAGAGATCGGGTATGCCTTTGAGCCGGACGACAGTTTTATGGTTTTTCACCGGACGCTGCGCAAGCTCGTCAACCGCGAGCCGAAAGCGGTCATCTCCTTTTTCTTCAGCAAATCCGCCATCGCCCAAATCATCGCGGATATTCCGCTGCGCGGCAATGAGCATGTCGCTTTATTGAATGAACGGCGCGATCCTTTTTATGTCGACGACAAGACGTTTTACCGAAATGCCATGGAAAAGGGGCTTTATCGGCAAGTGCAGCAAGCGCAAGATAAAGGACGGCTGACCTGGAAGGATGACGGCGCAAAGTATCTTGTTTTTTTTGCCGTCGCCGATACGGGCCAATGGATGCTTGTTAAACCCGTGCCATACGTCGAAATGTACGAAGGGGCAAAGAAGAACAGAAATGTAAGCATATTGATCGGGGTCATGTTTTTGGCGGTGTCCTTTTTGTTTGTCACCTGGACATCCAACGCGATCACAAGACCGATCAAAAAGCTTGCCCGCAAAATGGACAGGTTTAGCGGAGGGGAATTTAATCTGGAATTGACGGTATCCGGCAGGGATGAAATCGCGTCGCTTTCCCGAAATTTCAACGAGATGGTGAAACGGACCAACGAGCTGATCAACGAGCGCTACAAGTCGAAGCTCGCGGAAAAGAGCGCCATCTTAAAGGCGCTGGAAGCGGAGATCAACCCGCATTTTTTGTACAATGCGCTGCAGGCGATTTCCACCAAGGCGTTGAAAAACGGCATGGACGACATCGCCGGGATGGTGGATTCTCTGGCGATGACGCTGCGATATTGCATCAGCGGGCCTGATATGGTAAAAATCAGCGAAGAGATTGTTCATATCAAGCAATACATGCTTTTGCAACAAGCGCGGTTTGGCGCCAGACTTGCAGTCAGCTATCAGGTGGACGGACAAGTTGGGAATGTGCTCATTCCGAAGCTCGCGATCCAGTCTTTGGTGGAAAATTCGATCAAGCATGCCCTGGAGAAAGTCTCCTATACGACGCATATTTCCATTAGCGCTTTCCCGGACGGCACGAATGCCGTCATTTCGGTGGAGGACAACGGACCGGGCATATCCGAGGAGAAACTTGGGAAAATCATGCGCTCGCTTAAAACAAACTGGGAAGATTGGACGCATGAAAGCATCGGATTAAAAAATTTGCATGACCGTTTAAAACTTATTTTTGGAGATCGGGCAAAGCTCGAAATCCAGTCGGGAGACAGCGGCACGAAAATACGTATCATTATTCCGGCGGAAGGCGGTGGCGAACATGTTCAAAGCGCTGATCATTGA